The following proteins come from a genomic window of Streptomyces sp. Sge12:
- a CDS encoding AAA domain-containing protein yields MTTTASFDPGAAAARATAAILADTLHGTERGVVVDSPPGAGKSTLVVRAARELAAAGRRLMVVAQTNAQVDDLVLRLADKDPGLKVGRLHSSEGDAYDPALRELPSVTLSAKPKDLAELPITISTAAKWAFVKDVEPWEHAIVDEAYQMRSDALLAVAGLFERALFVGDPGQLDPFSVVGAEQWAGLSYDPSSSAVSTLLAHNPQLPQHRLPVSWRLPASAAPLVSRAFYPYTQFRSGTGPGERRLSYGVPSDGSGPDRVLDEAAEAGWGLLELPARHTPRTDPEAVRAVALVVRRALDRGAVTSDEQSPAPAPLTADRIAVGTAHRDQAAAVRAALAALGVAGVTVDTANRLQGREYDLTVVLHPLSGRPDATAFHLETGRLCVLASRHRHACVVVARAGIAELLDDHPSTEPVQLGVTVKFPDGWEANHSVLAHLAEHRVSWRP; encoded by the coding sequence GTGACCACGACCGCTTCCTTCGACCCGGGTGCCGCGGCGGCCCGGGCGACCGCCGCGATCCTGGCCGACACCCTGCACGGGACGGAGCGGGGGGTGGTCGTCGACTCCCCGCCCGGCGCCGGCAAGTCCACGCTCGTGGTCCGGGCGGCCCGGGAGCTGGCTGCGGCCGGGCGCCGGCTGATGGTGGTCGCGCAGACCAACGCGCAGGTCGACGACCTGGTGCTGCGCCTCGCCGACAAGGATCCCGGGCTGAAGGTGGGCCGGCTGCACAGCAGCGAGGGCGACGCCTACGATCCGGCGTTGCGCGAGCTGCCGTCGGTGACGCTGTCGGCCAAGCCGAAGGACCTGGCGGAGCTGCCGATCACCATTTCCACTGCGGCGAAGTGGGCGTTCGTCAAGGATGTGGAGCCTTGGGAGCACGCCATCGTCGACGAGGCGTACCAGATGCGTTCGGATGCGCTGCTGGCCGTGGCGGGGTTGTTCGAGCGGGCGCTGTTCGTGGGCGACCCGGGGCAGCTGGACCCGTTCAGTGTGGTCGGCGCGGAGCAGTGGGCGGGCCTGTCCTACGACCCTTCTTCGTCGGCGGTGAGCACCCTGCTCGCGCACAACCCTCAACTGCCGCAGCACCGGCTGCCGGTGTCCTGGCGGCTTCCGGCGTCGGCCGCGCCGCTGGTCTCCCGTGCCTTCTACCCGTACACGCAGTTCCGCAGCGGTACGGGCCCGGGCGAGCGGCGGCTGTCGTACGGGGTGCCCTCGGACGGGTCGGGCCCGGACCGGGTCCTGGACGAGGCGGCCGAGGCGGGCTGGGGCCTGCTGGAGCTGCCCGCCCGGCACACTCCGCGGACGGATCCGGAGGCGGTCCGGGCGGTGGCCCTGGTGGTGCGCCGGGCTCTGGACCGGGGGGCGGTGACCTCCGACGAGCAGTCCCCGGCCCCGGCTCCGCTGACGGCGGACCGGATCGCGGTGGGCACGGCGCACCGGGACCAGGCGGCCGCGGTGCGTGCGGCGCTGGCCGCGTTGGGGGTCGCGGGGGTCACGGTGGACACGGCGAACCGGCTGCAGGGCCGCGAGTACGACCTGACGGTGGTGCTGCATCCGCTGTCGGGGCGGCCGGACGCGACGGCGTTCCATCTGGAGACGGGCCGGCTGTGCGTGCTGGCGTCGCGGCACCGGCATGCGTGTGTGGTGGTGGCCCGGGCGGGGATTGCGGAGCTGCTGGACGACCACCCGTCGACGGAGCCGGTCCAGCTGGGTGTGACGGTGAAGTTCCCGGACGGCTGGGAGGCGAACCATTCGGTCCTGGCCCATCTGGCCGAGCACCGGGTGTCGTGGCGTCCCTGA
- a CDS encoding histidine phosphatase family protein — MAPRILLARHGQTAWSQLGKHTGRTDVPMLEEGRQGAKLLGERLARDPWRGLPGVEVRTSPLLRASESCDLAGFGARAEPWDALMEWDYGDYEGMTPAEIQAVRPGWLIWRDGVPGGESVADVAARADEVVAWARAAERDVLVFAHGHILRTLAARWLGFEAAFGARIRLEPTSLSVLGWAYGAPALERWNDTGHLA; from the coding sequence ATGGCCCCCCGCATCCTGCTGGCCCGTCACGGCCAGACGGCGTGGTCCCAGCTCGGCAAGCACACGGGACGCACGGACGTACCGATGCTGGAAGAGGGCAGGCAGGGCGCGAAACTGCTCGGCGAGCGGCTGGCCCGTGACCCGTGGCGGGGACTGCCCGGCGTGGAGGTCCGCACCAGCCCGCTGCTGCGCGCGAGCGAAAGCTGCGACCTGGCCGGCTTCGGAGCCAGGGCCGAGCCGTGGGACGCGCTCATGGAATGGGACTACGGCGACTACGAGGGCATGACCCCGGCCGAGATCCAGGCGGTCCGGCCGGGCTGGCTGATCTGGCGCGACGGGGTCCCGGGCGGTGAGTCCGTGGCGGACGTCGCGGCCCGCGCGGACGAGGTCGTCGCGTGGGCCCGCGCGGCGGAGCGCGACGTCCTGGTCTTCGCGCACGGCCACATCCTGCGGACGCTGGCGGCGCGCTGGCTGGGCTTCGAAGCGGCCTTCGGGGCGCGGATCCGTCTCGAGCCGACCTCCCTGTCGGTCCTGGGCTGGGCGTACGGCGCGCCGGCCCTGGAACGCTGGAACGACACCGGTCACCTGGCGTAG
- a CDS encoding transcriptional regulator: MAASPHSPNSTFRRLRGQHSPAEFAALVRRAAKEIGETVSCDARYIGRVESGEIRCPNYAYERVFRHMFPGRALADLGFSPRESVRGRSAQRDPSPVPTHRSPSSAKESDVLRRAFMAGGSATVAAATLSLTLLGDTRRLPSRAGESEAAAVEDAVRQIRLLDDRHGADALYRRAAEPLRTAYALLDAGATRQSTEDRLHSGAGELAVSVGWLAHDSGRFDDARSHYAEALATARVARDAGLEAHAFSNMSFLARDCGRSREAVRAAQAGRRAARSLGSPRLLSLLALREAGGWAGLGDRRACEEALTRAHTEFSRGAADADPEWMSFFGQAELESLEARCWSALGEHARAARHARRAADLQDPHFARNVALYTAELAGDLARAGAPDEAAWAGGRVLDLLAEVQSTRVRSMLSETADALVPHQRSPRVATFLTRHTTP; encoded by the coding sequence ATGGCGGCGTCCCCCCACTCACCCAACTCCACGTTCCGGCGGCTGCGCGGTCAGCACTCCCCGGCCGAGTTCGCGGCCCTGGTGCGCCGGGCGGCGAAGGAAATCGGAGAAACGGTTTCCTGCGACGCGCGCTACATCGGCCGGGTCGAATCCGGCGAGATCCGTTGCCCCAACTACGCGTACGAACGCGTCTTCCGCCACATGTTCCCCGGCCGCGCCCTGGCCGATCTGGGCTTCTCCCCCCGCGAAAGCGTCCGAGGCCGCTCGGCCCAGCGCGACCCCTCCCCCGTCCCCACCCACCGTTCCCCTTCCAGTGCCAAGGAGAGCGACGTGCTGCGTCGCGCGTTCATGGCGGGCGGCTCCGCAACCGTGGCGGCCGCGACGCTCAGCCTCACCCTGCTCGGCGACACCCGCCGGCTCCCCTCCCGCGCCGGCGAGTCCGAAGCCGCCGCGGTCGAGGACGCCGTACGCCAGATCCGCCTGCTGGACGACCGGCACGGCGCCGACGCCCTGTACCGCCGGGCCGCCGAGCCGCTGCGCACCGCCTACGCGCTGCTCGACGCGGGAGCCACCCGGCAGTCCACCGAGGACCGGCTGCACTCGGGCGCCGGGGAACTGGCCGTCTCGGTCGGCTGGCTGGCCCACGATTCGGGCCGCTTCGACGACGCCCGCTCCCACTACGCGGAAGCCCTGGCCACGGCCCGGGTCGCCCGCGACGCGGGCCTGGAGGCGCACGCCTTCAGCAACATGTCCTTCCTGGCCCGGGACTGCGGGCGCTCCCGCGAAGCGGTACGGGCCGCCCAGGCGGGCCGCCGCGCCGCGCGCTCCCTCGGCTCCCCGCGGCTGCTGTCCCTGCTCGCCCTGCGGGAGGCCGGGGGCTGGGCGGGGCTGGGCGACCGCAGGGCCTGCGAGGAGGCGCTGACGCGGGCGCACACGGAATTCTCGCGGGGCGCGGCGGACGCCGACCCCGAGTGGATGTCCTTCTTCGGGCAGGCCGAGCTGGAGTCCCTGGAGGCCCGCTGCTGGTCGGCGCTCGGCGAGCACGCCCGCGCGGCCCGGCACGCCCGCCGCGCGGCCGACCTCCAGGACCCGCACTTCGCACGGAACGTGGCGCTGTACACGGCGGAACTGGCGGGCGATCTGGCGCGGGCGGGGGCGCCGGACGAGGCCGCGTGGGCGGGGGGCCGGGTGCTGGACCTCCTCGCGGAGGTGCAGTCGACGCGGGTCCGCTCCATGCTGTCGGAAACGGCCGACGCCCTCGTCCCCCACCAGCGCTCCCCCCGGGTGGCCACCTTCCTCACCCGCCACACCACACCCTGA
- a CDS encoding spermidine synthase codes for MAGKDRNKGKQQRGRGGAEAVVGQVDGGRAELEPDRERAEAWTLLIDGAPQSHVDLADPGYLDFAYQRRIGHLIDLVAPARQPLNVVHLGGGAFTLARYTAASRPRSTQQIVEIDAALVAFVREHLPLDPQARVRVRAVDARAGLAKVPDGWADLVIADVFSGARTPAHLTSVEFLDDVRRALTPTGWYVANLADGPPLTHLRSQIATAASRFAELALAADPVVWRGKRFGNAVLVAADRELPVADFTRRVASDPHPGRVEHGRALADFAGGAAPVADASAVASPQPPPSVFR; via the coding sequence GTGGCGGGCAAGGACAGGAACAAGGGCAAGCAGCAGCGCGGACGCGGCGGCGCCGAGGCGGTCGTCGGGCAGGTGGACGGCGGCCGGGCGGAGCTGGAGCCGGACCGGGAGCGGGCCGAGGCCTGGACGCTGCTGATCGACGGGGCTCCGCAGTCGCACGTGGACCTGGCCGATCCCGGGTACCTGGACTTCGCGTACCAGCGGCGGATCGGCCACCTGATCGACCTCGTCGCGCCCGCCCGGCAGCCCCTGAACGTGGTGCACCTGGGCGGCGGCGCCTTCACCCTCGCCCGCTACACCGCCGCCTCCCGGCCGCGTTCCACCCAGCAGATCGTGGAGATCGACGCCGCTCTGGTGGCCTTCGTACGGGAGCACCTGCCGCTGGATCCGCAGGCGCGGGTGCGGGTGCGTGCGGTGGACGCACGGGCGGGTCTGGCGAAGGTCCCGGACGGCTGGGCGGACCTGGTGATCGCGGACGTGTTCAGCGGGGCGCGGACTCCGGCGCACCTGACGAGCGTCGAGTTCCTGGACGACGTACGCCGTGCCCTTACGCCCACCGGCTGGTACGTGGCCAATCTCGCGGACGGCCCGCCGCTGACCCACCTGCGGAGCCAGATCGCGACGGCCGCGTCCCGGTTCGCGGAGCTGGCGCTCGCCGCCGACCCGGTGGTGTGGCGGGGAAAACGATTCGGTAACGCCGTCCTGGTGGCGGCCGACCGGGAGCTGCCGGTGGCGGACTTCACGCGCCGGGTCGCGAGCGACCCGCACCCGGGCCGTGTCGAGCACGGCCGGGCGCTCGCGGACTTCGCGGGCGGCGCGGCCCCGGTGGCGGACGCCTCTGCGGTGGCCTCGCCGCAGCCGCCGCCCTCGGTGTTCCGGTAG
- a CDS encoding class I SAM-dependent methyltransferase, with the protein MSESPATPGAPSSGTPSAPSTATSDYTQRLARLEQSGIKRFVPTQAPYRWNLQRLQLGRVLDVGCGLGRNLLNCGPDSVGVDHNPHSVQTCRERGLNAYTPDELAAAPDCGPGSFDSMLIAHVLEHIDEETAASLLEQYLPLVRPGGSVVMITPQELGYRTDATHIRWVGFEEMRSHAGRAGIAVRRTYSFPFPRPMGKVFPYNEFVLVGTVPA; encoded by the coding sequence ATGTCTGAATCCCCCGCCACCCCCGGTGCTCCTTCCTCGGGCACCCCGAGTGCTCCCAGCACCGCCACGTCCGACTACACCCAGCGGCTCGCGCGCCTGGAGCAGTCCGGAATCAAGCGGTTCGTGCCCACGCAGGCGCCCTACCGGTGGAACCTGCAGCGGCTGCAGCTGGGGCGGGTCCTCGACGTCGGCTGCGGCCTGGGCCGCAACCTCCTGAACTGCGGACCCGACAGCGTCGGGGTCGACCACAACCCGCACTCGGTGCAGACCTGCCGTGAGCGCGGACTGAACGCGTACACGCCCGACGAGCTGGCCGCCGCGCCGGACTGCGGGCCGGGGTCCTTCGACAGCATGCTGATCGCGCACGTGCTGGAGCACATCGACGAGGAGACCGCGGCCTCGCTGCTGGAGCAGTACCTTCCGCTGGTCAGGCCGGGCGGCTCGGTCGTCATGATCACCCCGCAGGAGCTCGGCTACCGCACCGACGCCACCCACATCCGCTGGGTCGGCTTCGAGGAGATGCGCAGCCACGCGGGCAGGGCGGGGATCGCGGTCCGGCGGACCTACTCCTTCCCCTTCCCCCGCCCCATGGGCAAGGTCTTCCCGTACAACGAGTTCGTGCTGGTCGGCACCGTTCCCGCGTAG
- a CDS encoding response regulator transcription factor, protein MASVLVVEDDQFVRSALIRHLTEASHAVRSVGTALEALREVAHHRFDVVILDLGLPDLDGSEALKMLRGITDVPVIIATARDDEAEIVRLLNDGADDYLTKPFSVEHLSARMSAVLRRARAAAGGEPPSRVLRVGGLAIDPLRRQAELDGAVLDLTRREFDLLAFLAERPGVVVARRELLAEVWQQSYGDDQTIDVHLSWLRRKLGETAARPRYLHTLRGVGVKLEPPR, encoded by the coding sequence ATGGCAAGTGTGCTCGTGGTCGAGGACGACCAGTTCGTACGTTCCGCCCTCATCCGGCACCTGACCGAGGCCTCGCACGCCGTGCGGAGCGTCGGCACGGCCCTGGAGGCCCTGCGCGAGGTCGCGCACCACCGCTTCGACGTGGTCATCCTCGACCTCGGGCTGCCCGACCTGGACGGGTCCGAGGCGCTGAAGATGCTGCGCGGCATCACCGACGTGCCCGTGATCATCGCCACCGCGCGCGACGACGAGGCGGAGATCGTCCGGCTGCTCAACGACGGCGCCGACGACTACCTGACCAAACCCTTCTCCGTCGAGCACCTCTCCGCCCGGATGTCCGCCGTCCTGCGCCGGGCCCGCGCCGCCGCCGGCGGCGAACCGCCCTCGCGCGTCCTGCGCGTCGGCGGGCTCGCCATCGACCCGCTGCGCCGCCAGGCCGAGCTCGACGGGGCCGTACTCGACCTCACCCGGCGCGAGTTCGACCTGCTGGCCTTCCTCGCCGAGCGGCCCGGGGTGGTCGTGGCCCGCCGCGAACTGCTCGCCGAGGTCTGGCAGCAGTCGTACGGGGACGACCAGACCATCGACGTCCACCTGTCCTGGCTGCGCCGCAAGCTCGGCGAGACCGCCGCCCGGCCGCGCTACCTGCACACGCTGCGGGGGGTCGGGGTCAAGCTGGAGCCGCCCCGGTGA
- a CDS encoding sensor histidine kinase: MRWALVKVCLAVTAMVVVAFAVPLGLVVQEMASDRAFSNAERQAATIGPTLSITTDPVQLRKAVESTQMGAARRMAVHVPAIGDSPPVSIGEGRAGERAVAETRRMGRATTASVAGGGSALLQPTALGSGDIAVVEIFVPESEVSNGVATAWLVLAGVGLALIVGSVGVADRLGARLVRPAERLADAAHQLGEGRLGARVPEDGPKELRSAAVAFNAMADQVVELLANERELAADLSHRLRTPLTVLRLNTASLGDGPAAEQTRAAVEQLEREVDTIIRTAREQRPATGLVGAGAGCDASEVIRDRMAFWSALAEDEGREVRLAGVDRTVRIPVARPELAAALDAMLGNVFRHTPEGTPFAVDVHDAGDAVIVLVSDAGPGIADPDAALRRGNDGGRDGSTGLGLDIVRRVAESTGGDVRLGRSVLGGTEVRVWIGLDGRSLGGPGAGRAGRGRRGTRRNRGRAAQA, translated from the coding sequence ATGAGATGGGCGCTGGTCAAGGTGTGCCTCGCGGTCACGGCCATGGTGGTCGTGGCCTTCGCCGTACCCCTCGGGCTCGTCGTCCAGGAGATGGCCAGCGACCGGGCCTTCTCCAACGCCGAACGGCAGGCCGCCACCATCGGGCCGACGCTGTCCATCACCACCGACCCCGTGCAGCTGCGCAAGGCGGTGGAGTCCACGCAGATGGGCGCCGCCCGGCGGATGGCCGTCCACGTGCCCGCGATCGGCGACAGCCCGCCGGTCAGCATCGGCGAGGGCCGGGCCGGGGAGCGCGCCGTCGCGGAGACCCGGCGGATGGGCCGGGCCACGACGGCCTCGGTGGCCGGGGGCGGCTCGGCGCTGCTCCAGCCGACCGCGCTCGGGTCCGGGGACATCGCCGTCGTGGAGATCTTCGTACCGGAGAGCGAGGTCAGCAACGGGGTCGCGACCGCCTGGCTGGTGCTCGCGGGCGTCGGCCTCGCCCTGATCGTGGGCTCGGTCGGGGTCGCCGACCGGCTCGGCGCCCGGCTGGTGCGGCCTGCCGAACGGCTCGCGGACGCGGCGCACCAGCTCGGCGAGGGCCGGCTCGGCGCCCGCGTGCCCGAGGACGGGCCCAAGGAACTCCGCTCGGCGGCCGTCGCGTTCAACGCCATGGCCGACCAGGTCGTCGAACTCCTCGCCAACGAGCGGGAACTGGCCGCCGACCTCTCGCACCGGCTGCGCACCCCGCTGACCGTGCTGCGGCTCAACACGGCCTCGCTCGGCGACGGCCCGGCCGCCGAGCAGACCCGGGCGGCCGTGGAGCAGCTGGAGCGCGAGGTCGACACGATCATTCGGACGGCCCGTGAGCAGCGCCCGGCCACCGGTCTGGTCGGGGCGGGCGCCGGCTGCGACGCCTCCGAGGTGATCCGCGACCGGATGGCCTTCTGGTCGGCGCTCGCGGAGGACGAGGGCCGCGAGGTGCGGCTCGCGGGCGTGGACCGTACGGTACGGATCCCCGTGGCCCGGCCCGAACTCGCCGCCGCCCTGGACGCGATGCTCGGCAACGTCTTCCGGCACACCCCGGAGGGCACCCCCTTCGCGGTGGACGTGCACGACGCGGGTGACGCGGTCATCGTGCTCGTCTCGGACGCGGGTCCCGGGATCGCCGACCCGGACGCGGCCCTGCGCCGCGGCAACGACGGCGGCCGCGACGGGTCGACGGGCCTCGGCCTGGACATCGTGCGCCGGGTCGCCGAGTCGACCGGCGGCGACGTACGGCTGGGACGCTCGGTGCTCGGCGGGACGGAGGTCCGGGTCTGGATCGGCCTGGACGGCCGGAGCCTCGGCGGACCCGGCGCGGGGCGGGCCGGGCGCGGCCGGCGCGGCACCCGACGTAACCGGGGGCGCGCCGCGCAGGCGTGA
- a CDS encoding TetR/AcrR family transcriptional regulator → MTDSKKVRRGSGKRERLASAAAEVLHTQGVDRTTLADIARAAEVPVGNVYYYFKTKDQLVEAAIDAHARTLGDLIAALDELPTPEDRLKALLNGWVEQRELTARYGCPTGTLASELDKRADGLDRSIAAVMQVLLDWAERQFAQMGRADAWELAVALIAAYQGISLLTNTFRDPDLMTTEARRLERWIDSLTRGAQQ, encoded by the coding sequence GTGACTGACTCAAAGAAGGTCCGGCGAGGTTCGGGCAAGCGGGAGCGGCTGGCATCCGCCGCGGCAGAGGTCCTCCACACCCAGGGCGTCGACCGGACCACGCTCGCGGACATCGCCCGGGCGGCCGAGGTCCCGGTGGGCAACGTCTACTACTACTTCAAGACCAAGGACCAGCTCGTCGAGGCCGCCATCGACGCGCACGCCCGGACCCTCGGCGACCTGATCGCCGCCCTCGACGAACTCCCCACCCCCGAGGACCGGTTGAAGGCCCTGCTGAACGGCTGGGTCGAACAGCGCGAGCTCACCGCCCGCTACGGCTGCCCCACCGGCACCCTCGCCTCCGAGCTCGACAAGCGCGCCGACGGACTCGACCGGTCGATCGCGGCGGTCATGCAGGTCCTGCTCGACTGGGCCGAGCGGCAGTTCGCACAGATGGGCCGCGCCGACGCCTGGGAACTCGCCGTCGCCCTGATCGCCGCCTACCAGGGCATCTCGCTGCTCACCAACACCTTCCGCGACCCGGACCTCATGACCACCGAGGCCCGCCGCCTGGAACGCTGGATCGACTCCCTCACCCGAGGAGCGCAGCAGTGA
- a CDS encoding SDR family oxidoreductase has product MIVVTGATGNVGRELVRILAAGGERVTAVSRRPGPLPEGVRHHPGDLAEPQSIAPALDGAEALFLLVAGEDPQGILDRAAAAGIRRVVLLSSQGAGTRPEVYAHPARFEEAVRRSGLEWTILRSGGLDSNAYAWAESIRTTRTAAAPFGDVGLPTVDPADIAEVAAAVLRDPGHAGRTHELTGPAPVTPRERAEAIGAALGEPVRFIEQTREEARAQMLTFMPEPVVEGTLAILGEPLPAEREPSPAVREILGRAPRPFTDWAARSAPAFR; this is encoded by the coding sequence ATGATCGTAGTAACGGGTGCGACCGGGAACGTGGGACGGGAACTCGTACGGATCCTCGCCGCGGGCGGCGAGCGCGTCACCGCCGTCTCCCGCCGGCCGGGGCCGCTCCCCGAAGGGGTCCGCCACCACCCGGGCGACCTCGCCGAGCCGCAGAGCATCGCCCCCGCGCTGGACGGGGCCGAAGCACTGTTCCTGCTCGTCGCCGGCGAGGACCCGCAGGGCATCCTGGACCGGGCCGCGGCCGCCGGGATCCGACGCGTCGTCCTGCTCTCGTCCCAGGGTGCCGGAACCCGCCCGGAGGTCTACGCCCACCCCGCGCGGTTCGAGGAGGCCGTCCGCCGCAGCGGCCTGGAGTGGACGATCCTGCGCTCCGGCGGCCTCGACTCCAACGCCTACGCCTGGGCCGAGAGCATCCGTACGACGCGCACGGCCGCCGCGCCGTTCGGCGACGTCGGGCTGCCGACCGTCGACCCGGCCGACATCGCCGAGGTCGCGGCCGCCGTCCTGCGGGATCCGGGCCACGCCGGCCGGACCCACGAGCTCACCGGACCCGCCCCGGTCACCCCGAGGGAGCGGGCCGAGGCCATCGGCGCGGCCCTGGGCGAGCCCGTCCGCTTCATCGAGCAGACCCGCGAGGAGGCCCGCGCCCAGATGCTGACCTTCATGCCCGAGCCGGTCGTGGAGGGCACCCTCGCGATCCTCGGGGAACCCCTGCCCGCCGAACGGGAGCCCAGCCCGGCCGTGCGCGAGATCCTCGGCCGGGCGCCGCGCCCCTTCACGGACTGGGCGGCCCGCTCCGCCCCGGCCTTCCGCTGA
- a CDS encoding GH1 family beta-glucosidase, with protein MTHTNTDADASTDASTHTITDTDVGARELRFPDGFLWGTATAAFQIEGAAALRGPSIWDTFCRTPGKVYGGHTGEVAADHHRLWREDVRLMASLGLGAYRFSVSWPRVLAGGIGFYDALVDELLSYGIQPCVTLYHWDLPQELESAGGWPERETAYAFARYAEQVAEVLADRVELWTTLNEPWCSAFLGYASGVHAPGRTSPADSLRAAHHLNLAHGLAAAALPARARAGIALNPSAVRPLTGSAADLDAARRIDALANRVFTGPLLHGAYPEDLLADTAAVTDWSFVRHGDEALIHQPLDFLGVNYYTPAVVSAAPGGNGPRADGHGAAEHSPWPAGDTVAFHQPPGERTDMGWSVDPTGLYDLLMRFTREAPGLPLLVTENGAAYAPDLHDPQRIGYLEAHLSAVHRALTDGAPVDGYFLWSLMDNFEWSYGYSKRFGIVHVDYETQARTPRSSAHWYARLARTGGFLSYGDEAL; from the coding sequence ATGACGCACACGAACACGGACGCGGACGCGAGCACGGACGCGAGCACGCACACGATCACGGACACGGACGTCGGGGCGCGGGAACTGCGCTTCCCCGACGGGTTCCTGTGGGGCACGGCCACCGCGGCCTTCCAGATCGAGGGCGCGGCCGCGCTGCGCGGTCCGTCCATCTGGGACACCTTCTGCCGCACCCCGGGCAAGGTGTACGGCGGGCACACGGGCGAGGTGGCCGCGGACCACCACCGGCTGTGGCGGGAGGACGTCCGGCTGATGGCCTCGCTCGGGCTGGGCGCCTACCGCTTCTCGGTGTCCTGGCCGCGGGTGCTGGCCGGCGGGATCGGCTTCTACGACGCGCTGGTGGACGAGCTGCTCTCGTACGGGATCCAGCCCTGCGTGACCCTGTACCACTGGGACCTGCCGCAGGAGCTGGAGAGCGCGGGCGGCTGGCCCGAGCGGGAGACCGCCTATGCCTTCGCCCGGTACGCCGAGCAGGTCGCGGAGGTGCTGGCCGACCGGGTGGAGCTGTGGACCACCCTCAACGAGCCCTGGTGCAGCGCCTTCCTCGGCTACGCCTCGGGGGTGCACGCCCCCGGCCGAACCTCCCCCGCGGACTCGTTGCGCGCCGCCCACCACCTCAACCTGGCGCACGGGCTGGCCGCCGCGGCCCTGCCCGCCCGGGCCAGGGCGGGTATCGCGCTCAACCCCAGCGCGGTGCGGCCGCTGACCGGTTCGGCGGCCGACCTGGACGCCGCCCGCCGGATCGACGCCCTGGCCAACCGGGTCTTCACCGGTCCCCTGCTGCACGGGGCCTATCCCGAGGACCTGCTCGCGGACACGGCCGCGGTGACGGACTGGTCCTTCGTCCGCCACGGCGACGAGGCGCTGATCCACCAGCCGCTGGACTTCCTCGGGGTGAACTACTACACGCCGGCGGTGGTCTCGGCCGCCCCCGGAGGGAACGGCCCGCGCGCCGACGGGCACGGGGCGGCGGAGCACTCGCCCTGGCCCGCGGGGGACACCGTCGCCTTCCACCAACCGCCGGGCGAGCGGACCGACATGGGATGGTCGGTCGACCCGACCGGCCTGTACGACCTGCTGATGCGCTTCACCCGCGAGGCGCCCGGGCTGCCGCTGCTGGTCACCGAGAACGGTGCGGCGTACGCCCCCGACCTGCACGACCCGCAGCGCATCGGCTATCTGGAGGCCCACCTCTCGGCCGTCCACCGCGCCCTGACGGACGGCGCCCCGGTGGACGGCTACTTCCTCTGGTCGCTGATGGACAACTTCGAGTGGTCCTACGGCTACAGCAAGCGCTTCGGCATCGTGCACGTCGACTACGAGACCCAGGCCCGCACCCCGCGTTCCAGCGCCCACTGGTACGCCCGGCTGGCCCGGACGGGAGGCTTCCTCAGCTACGGGGACGAGGCGCTCTAG
- a CDS encoding carbohydrate ABC transporter permease: MGDVPDPAADRRGRTAAARTEGRLPMRSLRAGRLTYVVLALFTAGSLFPLVWTAIAASRSNTRLAQTPPPFWFGGNLGHNLRVAWTDANMGTALLNTVIVAGTVAAGTVFFSTLAGFAFAKLRFRGSRGLLALVVATMLIPPQLSVVPLYMLIAKLSWTDRLQAVILPGLVGAFGVFFMRQYLVHALPMELVEAARTDGASSLRVLWHVVFPAARPAMAVLGMLTFVMAWNDFFWPIVALTQNGSPTVQVALTGLGRGYIPDQSVIMAGALLGTLPLLLVFLVFGRQIVGGIMQGAVKG; the protein is encoded by the coding sequence GTGGGCGATGTTCCTGATCCTGCTGCTGATCGCCGGGGCCGCACGGCTGCTGCGCGGACGGAAGGACGACTCCCGATGAGATCACTGCGCGCGGGCCGGCTCACCTACGTGGTGCTCGCCCTGTTCACGGCCGGCTCGCTCTTCCCGCTGGTGTGGACGGCGATCGCGGCCTCCCGGAGCAACACGCGTCTGGCCCAGACCCCGCCCCCGTTCTGGTTCGGCGGGAATCTGGGGCACAACCTCCGGGTGGCGTGGACGGACGCCAACATGGGCACCGCCCTGCTGAACACGGTGATCGTGGCGGGCACGGTCGCCGCCGGCACCGTCTTCTTCTCCACGCTCGCCGGGTTCGCCTTCGCCAAGCTGCGCTTCCGCGGCAGCCGTGGGCTGCTGGCGCTGGTGGTCGCGACGATGCTGATCCCGCCGCAGCTGAGTGTGGTGCCGCTGTACATGCTGATCGCGAAGCTGTCGTGGACCGACCGGCTCCAGGCAGTGATCCTGCCGGGCCTGGTGGGTGCCTTCGGGGTGTTCTTCATGCGCCAGTACCTGGTGCACGCGCTGCCGATGGAGCTGGTGGAGGCGGCGCGGACCGACGGGGCGAGTTCGCTGCGGGTGCTGTGGCACGTGGTGTTCCCGGCGGCCCGGCCCGCGATGGCGGTCCTGGGGATGCTCACCTTCGTCATGGCCTGGAACGACTTCTTCTGGCCGATCGTCGCGCTGACCCAGAACGGCAGCCCGACGGTGCAGGTGGCCCTGACCGGGCTGGGCCGGGGGTACATCCCCGACCAGTCGGTGATCATGGCGGGCGCGCTGCTGGGCACGCTCCCGCTCTTGCTGGTGTTCCTCGTCTTCGGCCGCCAGATCGTCGGCGGCATCATGCAGGGAGCGGTCAAGGGATGA